AGCCTGGAACTTGCCAGAGCTGGTTTCTAAATGGGAAATGCGATTACCGTCAGCATGGGCCACAATGTCATAGACGCTTACCCCTTCAAGCAAATTAACCGACAGCGATCGCGCCGCCATGATCAATACCTGCAACAACCGCCGACTATCCACCTGGGCATCATCTTCAAACCATAGTCCCCCCAGTACCTCCTTGCTCAGTCCTTCCTGGATTCTGGCTAGTGCTGATTTGTTCACAAATTGATTAATGCATTGGGCGGGATATTGCGAAAATTGTTCTTTCTGGGTGATCGGCGTAAAGATACCACTCTGCCAATAGCCACAATCTTGACCAGTCAAATCTTCGAGCTTATTAATCCAGTAGGGATAGAGATCGCGGCTGGATCTACCGAGTTGGGCTAGCTTGCCGCTGAGTTGTTCTGCTTCTGGGGCGAGCATTCCGGCTGCTGCCCAGGTTGCCCCATGGCCGCAACGTTGGCGATCGACCACTGTCACTTTGGCGCCGTAGAGGGCTAGGTCAATGGCGATCGAGAGGCCAATAATACCCCCTCCTATGATCAAAACATCGGTCATACTAATTTAAGATTTCTGTTACAATAAATATTGTTATAGTAGCTTTGTAAAGTCCGATCACCATTGTGAAGGAAAGTCGGCATAGGTTGTTAAATTATGCAGCAATTCCAGAACATCTATATTGAATGCTCGCCAGAAGACGCAGAATCACTGTTTGATTTTGTAGAAAGGGAGGTGGAAATCAATGAGCTATGGGATATTGATTCCGAAGCTGTAGGAACTGCAAAGAAAGAGACCTATGGTGATGGGCTTCGTTTTACTTTCGTTAGCTTGTTAGACAAGAATAAGGAAGAAGTTGCCAATATAGTTTTACTTCATAGTCCTAGAGGGAAAATTTATGTGCCTAATATTGTACCTAATCAGCTAGGGCGATTAACCAAGTCTGAATACAATAAAATCCTCCAAGATTTCGAGCAAGTTATCCTAAAACCTGCAATAAGTAAATGGGCACGGCCATATGAATACACTATAACTAAGCCAAATGTAGGTGTAGAAGATATTTTCCCTGAAACAGTGGCTACAGCACTCAGGCGATTTAGCCTGACATTATATAAAGCCAATCCTTTTCATCCTGATGCTCAAGAAAGATGGCGGCAATTCATAATAGATGCCTACTCTAATAATGTGGAAGTATCACAAGGGAAACTAGTCGGATTAATGGTAGAAGACTTAGGTTGGGATATAGAATATGCGAAAAAATTATCTTACGTGTACTTTGAAGGACTAGATCTTCTGAAAGATTTCGACAATTATGCCCATCAACAAGATGCAAGCTTTAGTCAAGCAAATGTTGGCTGAACCTAAACCAGTTTTGTATCTGGATACTTGCATCTATTTAGATTTGCTTAGTAAATTACTTTAGCTGGCTTATCCCTCATCATCACGGTGTTTGTCCAACAATGACTGCACATAACTGGTATAGACATTACCCTTCTGAAAAGCCTCATCTTCCAACACCTTTTGATGAAAGCCGATCGTGGTGGGTACGCCAGTGATCGCAAACTCATACAAAGCCCGCTTCATCCGTGCGATCGCGGTGGGTCGATCGCCTGCCCAGACAATTAGCTTGCCGATCAACGAATCATAATAGGGCGGGATTTCATAGTCAGTATAAACATGGGAATCCATCCGCACACCAGGGCCACCCGGTGGTAAATAGGCACTGATCCGGCCGGGGTTGGGGCGGAAATCATAATCAGGGTCTTCCGCATTGATGCGGCATTCAATCGCATGACCGCTGAGAATTACATCTTTTTGGGAGATTTGCAGCTTCTCGCCCATGGCGATTTTGAGCTGTTCCGCAATCAAATCTATGCCTGTCACCATTTCTGTAACTGGGTGTTCCACCTGGATGCGGGTATTCATCTCCATGAAATAGAATTTGTTGTGCTTATCGAGCAAAAATTCGATCGTGCCTGCGCCAGTATAGTTAATCGCCTGAGCAGCCCGCACCGCCGCGCTACCCATTTGCGATCGCAGACGTGGGGTCAGGGCAATACTGGGGGATTCCTCGAGTAATTTCTGGTGACGGCGCTGAATTGAGCAATCGCGCTCGCCCAAATGCACCACATTGCCATAGCTATCGGCCAGGATTTGAAACTCAATGTGGCGTGGTTCTTCGACGAATTTTTCAATATATACACCAGAGTTGGCAAACGCTGCTCCGGCTTCGGTTTGGGCTGCCTTGAGCGATCGCAACAGGTCTTCGGGATGATAGACCAGCCGCATCCCTTTACCACCACCACCAGCAGTGGCCTT
The sequence above is a segment of the Pseudanabaena sp. PCC 7367 genome. Coding sequences within it:
- the accC gene encoding acetyl-CoA carboxylase biotin carboxylase subunit, coding for MAPIKKLLIANRGEIALRIIRTCEEMGIATVAVHSEADRDSLPVQLANEAVCIGESPSNKSYLNIPNIISAALTHDATAIHPGYGFLAENARFAEICADHNLIFVGPSPQSISQMGDKSTAKRTMQKANVPTVPGSDDIIESEEEAIKVAQKIGYPVMIKATAGGGGKGMRLVYHPEDLLRSLKAAQTEAGAAFANSGVYIEKFVEEPRHIEFQILADSYGNVVHLGERDCSIQRRHQKLLEESPSIALTPRLRSQMGSAAVRAAQAINYTGAGTIEFLLDKHNKFYFMEMNTRIQVEHPVTEMVTGIDLIAEQLKIAMGEKLQISQKDVILSGHAIECRINAEDPDYDFRPNPGRISAYLPPGGPGVRMDSHVYTDYEIPPYYDSLIGKLIVWAGDRPTAIARMKRALYEFAITGVPTTIGFHQKVLEDEAFQKGNVYTSYVQSLLDKHRDDEG
- the thiO gene encoding glycine oxidase ThiO; this encodes MTDVLIIGGGIIGLSIAIDLALYGAKVTVVDRQRCGHGATWAAAGMLAPEAEQLSGKLAQLGRSSRDLYPYWINKLEDLTGQDCGYWQSGIFTPITQKEQFSQYPAQCINQFVNKSALARIQEGLSKEVLGGLWFEDDAQVDSRRLLQVLIMAARSLSVNLLEGVSVYDIVAHADGNRISHLETSSGKFQAGHYLVATGAWTRELMPLPVSPHKGQMLSVFDPDRSLHRVIFAPGIYIVPRLDGTIILGATVEQVGFAPGNTAIGIQTLLTNAIALYPAIANMTIQETWWGFRPYAPKEMPLLGASNYENLSLATGHYRNGILLAPITAKLLTEHIRGGNPDPILKEFSYSQ